One part of the Augochlora pura isolate Apur16 chromosome 3, APUR_v2.2.1, whole genome shotgun sequence genome encodes these proteins:
- the LOC144478686 gene encoding alpha-amylase, with protein MLAIAALLGLFSVAVVQADHNIPNYAPGHDGMVHLFEWKWKDIATECETFLGPMGFGGVQVSPIQENVVVVNRPWWERYQPISYKWGTRSGNKAEFIDMVARCNKVGVRIYVDAVVNHMCADHPNAVGTDGSRANTYNRDYYDVPYGRNDFHPSCSITNYNDASNVRNCELDGLHDLNQGTEYVRGKIVNFMNEAIDAGVAGFRMDAAKHMWPADLKTIYSRLHDLSRNHGFAPGSKAFIYQEVIDYSGNEAVSKYQYDDIGAVTEFKHGQELSNSFRGNNMLKWFANWGEKWGLLPSRAALVFVDNHDTQRSNNAPLTYKTPKLYKMAVAFMLAHQYGIPRVMSSFDFRDFDRGPPQDNQGQILSPVIRGNTCSNGWVCEHRWRQIYNMIRFRNAVKGTGVNNWWDNGSNQIAFCRGNAGFVAFNGDNGDLRQTLRSCMPPGRYCDVISGNLENGRCTGKVVTVENNGNMYVEILKNEDDGVLAIHRNAKLA; from the exons ATGTTGGCGATCGCTGCGTTACTTGGCCTGTTCTCCGTGGCGGTGGTCCAAGCCGACCACAACATTCCCAACTATGCGCCCGGCCACGATGGCATGGTGCACCTATTTGAGTGGAAATGGAAGGACATCGCCACCGAGTGCGAGACCTTCCTTGGACCGATGGGATTCGGCGGTGTTCAG GTGTCGCCGATCCAAGAGAACGTGGTGGTCGTAAACAGGCCATGGTGGGAACGCTACCAGCCGATCTCCTACAAATGGGGAACGAGGTCCGGTAACAAGGCAGAGTTCATCGACATGGTAGCCAGGTGCAACAAGGTCGGCGTACGAATCTACGTGGACGCGGTCGTGAACCACATGTGCGCCGATCATCCGAACGCTGTGGGCACAGACGGCTCCCGTGCAAACACCTACAACCGCGACTACTATGACGTCCCGTACGGCAGAAACGATTTCCACCCTAGCTGCTCGATCACCAACTACAACGACGCCTCCAACGTTCGCAATTGCGAGCTGGACGGTCTCCACGACTTGAACCAGGGTACCGAATACGTCCGAGGCAAAATCGTCAACTTCATGAACGAGGCGATCGACGCCGGTGTTGCTGGTTTCCG TATGGACGCTGCGAAACACATGTGGCCAGCCGACCTAAAGACCATTTACTCGCGATTGCACGATCTGAGCCGGAATCACGGCTTCGCCCCGGGAAGCAAAGCCTTCATATACCAAGAAGTGATCGACTACAGCGGCAACGAAGCGGTCTCCAAATACCAATACGACGACATCGGCGCGGTCACCGAATTCAAGCACGGCCAAGAGCTCAGCAACTCGTTCCGTGGCAACAACATGTTGAAATGGTTCGCCAACTGGGGAGAGAAATGGGGCCTTCTGCCGTCCCGCGCTGCCTTGGTCTTCGTTGACAACCATGACACACAGCGTTCCAACAATGCTCCTCTCACCTACAAGACACCGAAATTGTACAAG ATGGCAGTGGCTTTCATGTTGGCCCACCAATACGGAATCCCGCGAGTGATGAGCTCGTTCGACTTCCGCGACTTCGACAGAGGCCCTCCCCAGGACAACCAGGGACAAATCCTGTCCCCGGTGATCCGCGGCAACACCTGCAGCAACGGCTGGGTATGCGAGCACCGTTGGAGGCAGATCTACAACATGATTCGTTTCCGTAACGCCGTGAAAGGCACCGGCGTGAACAACTGGTGGGACAACGGCAGCAACCAGATCGCCTTCTGCCGTGGCAACGCCGGCTTCGTCGCGTTCAACGGCGACAACGGCGACCTCAGGCAGACCCTGAGGAGCTGCATGCCACCGGGCAGATACTGCGACGTGATCTCCGGTAATCTGGAGAACGGACGCTGCACCGGCAAAGTCGTCACCGTGGAGAACAATGGCAACATGTACGTCGAGATCTTGAAGAACGAAGACGACGGTGTGCTCGCCATCCACAGAAAC gcGAAACTGGCTTAA
- the LOC144467804 gene encoding uncharacterized protein LOC144467804 isoform X1: protein MPEASGSGVTDEPILYENKNVLAEDMKFLAGMPELCDVTFLVGDTREPVCAVKAVLAARSRVFHKMLYQAPSPQRKKDPPTRENKIRMFLKRSSEPLLNLQNAAQQRSGFTQQLAPIQEPNQHTTLIIEEFEPDVFRQVIEYIHTGCIMLQPRTLLGVMNAADYYGLNQLRSACAGFAQCCITVDTVCALLASAERYIQYKCTKSLVQKVLEFVDEHGNEVLNLGSFTLLPQHVVLLILAREELRADEFTKFQAALMWSKKFCDSNQTAILKDVIANFLEYIQFHKIPTNVLMKEIHPLDLVPPGIIMNALAYQADPSSVEPEHSPHRVRRTDRTLSVQSSPDQYDSKTTLSSSGSDAGSDQKQHSGKNSTAEQESIGEQQSQSQQRQQQQHQQHQQHQQHQQHQQPRQEPKTQKQQEEEDLQQRIEQRIQLQMLRQELEEKRQKEEAKIQEREEELKRQQAEEAKEKEGGESKDGKKDKDKRKKSKKSKKELKKEQKKKEQEEAKELKRQQEEQEMLKKLEAEIMKKQKQEEEYMKNRQKEELIKTRQREDEIWTRQKEEELRKQDKLDMQQEKIERLEKEEIKREKGEAAAKTREAEEESERQSTSAEPRREDEAEAEAESKELPRQNEREKEEQQKLRRDMRLQLQLQDLKQYSVLQQQLELQKEEEALLRQIEEKRREEQREAPEFQLFQLYLEGRKPEAEKRAEERQVKELERKEKKKREDRVKVRAKKPETQKRDQQDQPQELPVAAPREGVSGFYIRLVVTQGGGRNLIWLLKTHMF from the exons ATGCCGGAGGCTTCAGGGTCTGGGGTGACCGACGAGCCGATTCTTTACGAGAATAAGAACGTCTTGGCGGAAGACATGAAGTTTCTGGCTGGAATGCCGGAACTCTGCGATGTCACGTTCCTCGTCGGTGACACCAGGGAGCCAGTATGCGCTGTCAAGGCTGTCCTAGCTGCGAGAAGCAG GGTGTTCCACAAAATGCTGTACCAAGCGCCGAGCCCGCAGCGCAAGAAAGACCCGCCGACGCGCGAGAACAAGATCCGCATGTTCCTGAAAAGAAGCTCGGAGCCGCTGTTGAATCTGCAGAACGCGGCGCAACAG CGGTCAGGGTTCACGCAGCAGTTGGCTCCCATTCAAGAG CCGAATCAACATACAACTTTGATCATCGAGGAGTTCGAGCCGGACGTCTTCCGCCAGGTGATAGAGTACATTCACACCGGTTGCATCATGCTGCAGCCCAGGACACTGCTAG GTGTGATGAACGCCGCGGATTACTATGGCTTGAACCAGCTGAGAAGTGCCTGCGCTGGATTCGCCCAATGCTGCATCACAGTGGACACCGTGTGTGCTCTGTTGGCGTCTGCCGAACGATACATTCAGTACAAATGTACTAAATCGTTGGTTCAGAAG GTGCTGGAATTCGTCGACGAACACGGCAACGAAGTACTAAACTTAGGATCCTTCACTCTGCTCCCCCAACACGTAGTCCTGTTGATCCTGGCGAGAGAAGAGCTGCGCGCTGACGAGTTCACCAAGTTTCAA GCGGCCTTGATGTGGAGCAAGAAGTTCTGCGACAGCAATCAGACCGCGATCCTGAAAGACGTGATCGCGAACTTCCTCGAGTACATCCAGTTCCATAAAATCCCGACGAACGTGCTGATGAAGGAGATCCATCCGCTGGATCTGGTGCCGCCCGGGATCATCATGAACGCGCTGGCCTATCAG GCAGACCCGAGCAGTGTCGAACCGGAGCACTCCCCCCACAGAGTGAGACGGACGGATCGCACCTTGTCGGTGCAGTCCTCCCCGGACCAGTACGACAGCAAGACGACACTGAGCTCGAGCGGTTCAGACGCCGGCTCCGATCAGAAGCAGCATTCAG GTAAAAACAGCACAGCCGAGCAGGAATCGATCGGGGAGCAGCAGAGCCAGTCGCAGCAAcgccagcagcagcagcaccagCAGCACCAGCAACACCAGCAACACCAGCAACACCAGCAGCCGCGGCAGGAGCCGAAGACGCAGAAGCAACAGGAGGAAGAGGACCTGCAGCAAAGGATCGAGCAGAGGATCCAGCTGCAGATGCTCAGGCAGGAGCTAGAGGAAAAACGGCAGAAAGAGGAGGCCAAGATACAAGAGCGGGAGGAGGAGCTGAAGCGGCAGCAGGCCGAGGAGGCCAAGGAGAAGGAGGGAGGGGAGTCGAAGGATGGTAAAAAGGACAAGGACAAGCGAAAGAAGAGCAAGAAGTCGAAGAAGGAGCTGAAGAaggagcagaagaagaaggagcAAGAGGAGGCGAAGGAGCTGAAGAGGCAGCAGGAGGAGCAGGAGATGCTGAAGAAGCTCGAGGCGGAGATCATGAAGAAGCAGAAGCAGGAAGAGGAGTACATGAAGAACAGGCAGAAGGAGGAGTTGATCAAGACCAGGCAACGGGAGGACGAGATCTGGACCAGGCAGAAGGAGGAAGAGCTGAGGAAGCAGGACAAGCTGGACATGCAGCAGGAGAAGATTGAAAGACTGGAGAAGGAGGAAATTAAAAGGGAGAAGGGGGAGGCGGCGGCTAAGACTCGGGAGGCCGAAGAGGAGTCGGAGAGACAGTCCACTTCGGCGGAGCCTCGCAGAGAGGACGAGGCCGAGGCCGAGGCCGAGTCGAAGGAGCTGCCGAGGCAGAACgagagggagaaggaggaaCAGCAGAAGCTCCGGAGGGACATGCGACTGCAGCTGCAGTTGCAGGACCTGAAGCAGTATTCGGTCCTGCAGCAGCAACTGGAGCTccagaaggaggaggaggcgctGCTGAGGCAGATAGAGGAGAAGCGCAGGGAGGAGCAGCGGGAGGCTCCGGAGTTTCAGCTGTTCCAATTGTACCTCGAGGGCCGGAAGCCGGAGGCCGAGAAGCGCGCGGAGGAACGCCAGGTGAAGGAGTTGGAGcggaaggagaagaagaagagagaggacAGGGTGAAGGTGCGCGCGAAGAAACCGGAGACCCAGAAGCGGGACCAGCAGGATCAGCCGCAGGAGCTGCCCGTCGCTGCTCCCAGGGAGGGAGTCAGCGGCTTCTACATCAGATTGGTGGTGACGCAGGGCGGCGGCAGGAATTTGATTTGGCTCCTCAAGACGCACATGTTCTGA
- the LOC144467804 gene encoding uncharacterized protein LOC144467804 isoform X2, whose product MPEASGSGVTDEPILYENKNVLAEDMKFLAGMPELCDVTFLVGDTREPVCAVKAVLAARSRVFHKMLYQAPSPQRKKDPPTRENKIRMFLKRSSEPLLNLQNAAQQPNQHTTLIIEEFEPDVFRQVIEYIHTGCIMLQPRTLLGVMNAADYYGLNQLRSACAGFAQCCITVDTVCALLASAERYIQYKCTKSLVQKVLEFVDEHGNEVLNLGSFTLLPQHVVLLILAREELRADEFTKFQAALMWSKKFCDSNQTAILKDVIANFLEYIQFHKIPTNVLMKEIHPLDLVPPGIIMNALAYQADPSSVEPEHSPHRVRRTDRTLSVQSSPDQYDSKTTLSSSGSDAGSDQKQHSGKNSTAEQESIGEQQSQSQQRQQQQHQQHQQHQQHQQHQQPRQEPKTQKQQEEEDLQQRIEQRIQLQMLRQELEEKRQKEEAKIQEREEELKRQQAEEAKEKEGGESKDGKKDKDKRKKSKKSKKELKKEQKKKEQEEAKELKRQQEEQEMLKKLEAEIMKKQKQEEEYMKNRQKEELIKTRQREDEIWTRQKEEELRKQDKLDMQQEKIERLEKEEIKREKGEAAAKTREAEEESERQSTSAEPRREDEAEAEAESKELPRQNEREKEEQQKLRRDMRLQLQLQDLKQYSVLQQQLELQKEEEALLRQIEEKRREEQREAPEFQLFQLYLEGRKPEAEKRAEERQVKELERKEKKKREDRVKVRAKKPETQKRDQQDQPQELPVAAPREGVSGFYIRLVVTQGGGRNLIWLLKTHMF is encoded by the exons ATGCCGGAGGCTTCAGGGTCTGGGGTGACCGACGAGCCGATTCTTTACGAGAATAAGAACGTCTTGGCGGAAGACATGAAGTTTCTGGCTGGAATGCCGGAACTCTGCGATGTCACGTTCCTCGTCGGTGACACCAGGGAGCCAGTATGCGCTGTCAAGGCTGTCCTAGCTGCGAGAAGCAG GGTGTTCCACAAAATGCTGTACCAAGCGCCGAGCCCGCAGCGCAAGAAAGACCCGCCGACGCGCGAGAACAAGATCCGCATGTTCCTGAAAAGAAGCTCGGAGCCGCTGTTGAATCTGCAGAACGCGGCGCAACAG CCGAATCAACATACAACTTTGATCATCGAGGAGTTCGAGCCGGACGTCTTCCGCCAGGTGATAGAGTACATTCACACCGGTTGCATCATGCTGCAGCCCAGGACACTGCTAG GTGTGATGAACGCCGCGGATTACTATGGCTTGAACCAGCTGAGAAGTGCCTGCGCTGGATTCGCCCAATGCTGCATCACAGTGGACACCGTGTGTGCTCTGTTGGCGTCTGCCGAACGATACATTCAGTACAAATGTACTAAATCGTTGGTTCAGAAG GTGCTGGAATTCGTCGACGAACACGGCAACGAAGTACTAAACTTAGGATCCTTCACTCTGCTCCCCCAACACGTAGTCCTGTTGATCCTGGCGAGAGAAGAGCTGCGCGCTGACGAGTTCACCAAGTTTCAA GCGGCCTTGATGTGGAGCAAGAAGTTCTGCGACAGCAATCAGACCGCGATCCTGAAAGACGTGATCGCGAACTTCCTCGAGTACATCCAGTTCCATAAAATCCCGACGAACGTGCTGATGAAGGAGATCCATCCGCTGGATCTGGTGCCGCCCGGGATCATCATGAACGCGCTGGCCTATCAG GCAGACCCGAGCAGTGTCGAACCGGAGCACTCCCCCCACAGAGTGAGACGGACGGATCGCACCTTGTCGGTGCAGTCCTCCCCGGACCAGTACGACAGCAAGACGACACTGAGCTCGAGCGGTTCAGACGCCGGCTCCGATCAGAAGCAGCATTCAG GTAAAAACAGCACAGCCGAGCAGGAATCGATCGGGGAGCAGCAGAGCCAGTCGCAGCAAcgccagcagcagcagcaccagCAGCACCAGCAACACCAGCAACACCAGCAACACCAGCAGCCGCGGCAGGAGCCGAAGACGCAGAAGCAACAGGAGGAAGAGGACCTGCAGCAAAGGATCGAGCAGAGGATCCAGCTGCAGATGCTCAGGCAGGAGCTAGAGGAAAAACGGCAGAAAGAGGAGGCCAAGATACAAGAGCGGGAGGAGGAGCTGAAGCGGCAGCAGGCCGAGGAGGCCAAGGAGAAGGAGGGAGGGGAGTCGAAGGATGGTAAAAAGGACAAGGACAAGCGAAAGAAGAGCAAGAAGTCGAAGAAGGAGCTGAAGAaggagcagaagaagaaggagcAAGAGGAGGCGAAGGAGCTGAAGAGGCAGCAGGAGGAGCAGGAGATGCTGAAGAAGCTCGAGGCGGAGATCATGAAGAAGCAGAAGCAGGAAGAGGAGTACATGAAGAACAGGCAGAAGGAGGAGTTGATCAAGACCAGGCAACGGGAGGACGAGATCTGGACCAGGCAGAAGGAGGAAGAGCTGAGGAAGCAGGACAAGCTGGACATGCAGCAGGAGAAGATTGAAAGACTGGAGAAGGAGGAAATTAAAAGGGAGAAGGGGGAGGCGGCGGCTAAGACTCGGGAGGCCGAAGAGGAGTCGGAGAGACAGTCCACTTCGGCGGAGCCTCGCAGAGAGGACGAGGCCGAGGCCGAGGCCGAGTCGAAGGAGCTGCCGAGGCAGAACgagagggagaaggaggaaCAGCAGAAGCTCCGGAGGGACATGCGACTGCAGCTGCAGTTGCAGGACCTGAAGCAGTATTCGGTCCTGCAGCAGCAACTGGAGCTccagaaggaggaggaggcgctGCTGAGGCAGATAGAGGAGAAGCGCAGGGAGGAGCAGCGGGAGGCTCCGGAGTTTCAGCTGTTCCAATTGTACCTCGAGGGCCGGAAGCCGGAGGCCGAGAAGCGCGCGGAGGAACGCCAGGTGAAGGAGTTGGAGcggaaggagaagaagaagagagaggacAGGGTGAAGGTGCGCGCGAAGAAACCGGAGACCCAGAAGCGGGACCAGCAGGATCAGCCGCAGGAGCTGCCCGTCGCTGCTCCCAGGGAGGGAGTCAGCGGCTTCTACATCAGATTGGTGGTGACGCAGGGCGGCGGCAGGAATTTGATTTGGCTCCTCAAGACGCACATGTTCTGA